From Rutidosis leptorrhynchoides isolate AG116_Rl617_1_P2 chromosome 3, CSIRO_AGI_Rlap_v1, whole genome shotgun sequence, a single genomic window includes:
- the LOC139901724 gene encoding UDP-glycosyltransferase 74G1-like, producing the protein MAEQHNTKITPHVLLFPFPSQSHMNPIIQFGKRLVSKGVKITLVTTYFVSKSILSSSTTTIDIEKISDGFDESGYTSADSYESYLKTFHEVGSKSLGDMIKKLQSEGTIIDAIIYDSLFTWALDVALEFGIKGGSFFTQACSVNNIYYHVHKGLISVPLRSSISVPGLPLLEYWETPSFVHSHGDPAWSKILFNQFNNIVKARWVLTNTFYKLEEEVIEWMKKMWPVKVIGPTLPSMYLDKRLEDDKDYGINLLETDHNVCMNWLNDKPKGSVVYVAFGSFAQLQHEQMEELAWGLMNSNANFLWVVRADEEERLSKGFKENMKTEKGLIVSWCKQLDVLSHESIGCFVTHCGFNSTLETISLGVPVVCMPQWTDQLTNAKWLEDIWSVGVRVKADEKGIMRRDNIMSCIKEIIEGERGKMARMNGSKWKDLAKDAVGVGGSSDKDIDEFISELARG; encoded by the exons ATGGCAGAACAACATAACACCAAAATAACACCACATGTTTTACTCTTTCCCTTCCCTTCTCAAAGCCACATGAACCCTATAATACAATTTGGCAAACGTTTAGTATCCAAAGGTGTCAAAATAACACTTGTAAccacatattttgtttcaaagtctATTCTTTCCTCCTCCACCACCACCATTGATATCGAAAAAATATCTGACGGTTTTGATGAAAGTGGTTATACAAGTGCCGATAGCTACGAATCCTACCTTAAAACGTTCCATGAAGTCGGGTCGAAATCGTTAGGTGATATGATCAAGAAGCTTCAAAGTGAAGGGACTATAATTGATGCAATTATTTATGATTCATTATTTACTTGGGCTTTAGATGTTGCCTTAGAGTTTGGAATTAAAGGTGGTTCTTTTTTTACTCAAGCTTGTTCTGTGAACAAcatatattatcatgttcataaGGGTTTGATATCTGTCCCGTTGCGTTCAAGCATTTCGGTTCCTGGATTGCCCCTGCTCGAATACTGGGAAACACCATCTTTTGTACACAGTCATGGAGACCCCGCTTGGTCCAAAATTCTGTTTAATcaatttaacaatatcgttaaagCACGTTGGGTGTTGACAAATACTTTCTACAAACTCGAGGAAGAG GTGATAGAGTGGATGAAAAAGATGTGGCCCGTGAAGGTAATCGGTCCAACGCTTCCATCAATGTACCTTGACAAACGACTTGAAGACGATAAAGATTATGGAATCAATTTGTTGGAAACAGATCACAACGTATGCATGAACTGGCTTAACGATAAACCAAAGGGATCAGTAGTTTATGTGGCGTTTGGGAGCTTTGCACAACTTCAACACGAACAAATGGAAGAACTTGCTTGGGGTTTAATGAATAGCAATGCAAATTTCTTATGGGTTGTTAGGGCTGATGAAGAGGAAAGGCTTTCAAAAGGATTTAAGGAAAATATGAAAACCGAAAAGGGTTTAATCGTGTCATGGTGTAAACAACTAGATGTATTATCACACGAGTCGATAGGATGCTTTGTTACACATTGTGGATTTAATTCGACTCTTGAAACAATAAGTTTAGGTGTACCGGTTGTATGTATGCCTCAATGGACGGATCAATTAACGAATGCTAAGTGGTTAGAGGATATTTGGAGCGTCGGAGTGAGAGTTAAGGCAGACGAGAAGGGGATAATGAGACGAGACAATATAATGTCTTGTATAAAAGAGATTATAGAAGGCGAGAGAGGCAAAATGGCTCGGATGAATGGTTCAAAATGGAAGGATTTGGCTAAAGATGCTGTTGGTGTAGGTGGGAGCTCGGACAAAGATATTGATGAATTCATATCCGAGCTAGCTAGAGGTTAA